One window from the genome of Desulfurellaceae bacterium encodes:
- a CDS encoding LLM class flavin-dependent oxidoreductase, translating into MKIGVFCIFDHWPEVKSAQQYLTDFLDLTQRAEELGFDSAWVSEHHFTRYGGILPRPQVLLAAMAERTKRIRLGTAVSLVPFDNPIRAAEDFALVDVLSGGRLDFGVGRGLFPFEYDGIGVSQNEGRQRLEEGVEMILRAWQEAPLSFEGQFTKVTDLTILPRPLQTPHPPLYAAALSPESYDWAARKGYSILQVPYPLPIEVTQGQIADYKEKLGQHGHGGTEVIALFHTYVGETAAKAKAEAEQAVMNCVNLAGSLFPKKIKSEQYKSYAQFAPTMQTLTYDVLYNERTLIGDPDQVIAKLERFQKDLQMDQFIYFLNWGGMNHDLVLQSMQRFAKYVLPHFQKGDAQAEKTLAAL; encoded by the coding sequence ATGAAAATCGGCGTGTTTTGTATTTTCGATCACTGGCCCGAGGTCAAGTCAGCCCAACAGTATCTGACAGATTTTCTTGATCTCACCCAGCGAGCCGAGGAGCTGGGCTTTGATTCCGCCTGGGTGTCTGAGCATCATTTCACCCGCTATGGCGGCATCCTGCCTCGCCCTCAGGTGCTCTTGGCGGCCATGGCCGAACGTACCAAACGGATTCGCCTGGGCACGGCGGTGAGCCTCGTGCCCTTTGACAACCCCATCCGCGCAGCGGAAGATTTTGCCCTGGTTGACGTGCTGAGTGGTGGGCGGCTGGACTTTGGGGTTGGGCGCGGTCTGTTCCCGTTTGAATACGACGGGATCGGCGTGTCACAAAACGAGGGCCGCCAGCGACTTGAAGAAGGGGTCGAGATGATTCTGCGGGCCTGGCAGGAGGCCCCTCTCAGCTTTGAAGGACAATTCACCAAGGTCACCGACCTCACGATCTTGCCGCGGCCCCTCCAAACCCCGCACCCTCCCCTGTACGCGGCTGCGCTCAGCCCCGAAAGCTATGACTGGGCCGCGCGCAAAGGCTATAGCATTCTCCAGGTGCCCTATCCGCTGCCCATCGAAGTGACGCAGGGCCAGATTGCCGACTACAAAGAGAAACTCGGCCAGCATGGCCATGGCGGCACAGAGGTCATCGCCCTGTTCCACACCTATGTGGGAGAGACCGCAGCCAAAGCCAAGGCCGAGGCCGAGCAGGCGGTGATGAACTGTGTGAACCTGGCCGGCTCGCTCTTTCCCAAAAAGATCAAATCCGAGCAGTACAAATCGTACGCCCAGTTTGCTCCGACGATGCAAACGCTCACGTATGATGTCCTGTACAATGAGCGCACGCTGATTGGCGATCCCGACCAAGTCATTGCCAAGCTGGAACGCTTTCAAAAAGACTTGCAGATGGACCAGTTCATCTATTTCCTCAACTGGGGTGGGATGAACCACGATCTGGTGCTGCAATCCATGCAGCGCTTTGCCAAATATGTCCTGCCCCATTTCCAAAAAGGCGATGCCCAGGCTGAGAAAACGCTGGCCGCACTGTAA
- a CDS encoding SDR family oxidoreductase: MAGLLDGKVALITGASTGIGRATAQVFAREGAKVAVADVNAEGAEETVRLIKDAGGDAIFIQADVSQAAETEAMVKKVVETYGRLDCAFNNAGIEGDFVPTPDYPEATWDRVIGINLKGVWLSMKAEIQQMLSQGGGAIVNTASVAGLQGIPAGSAYVAAKHGVVGLTKTAALEYAKSGIRVNAVCPGAVETPMLKRAFEKVPEMAEGISAAEPVGRMAQPSEIGEAVAWLCSEAASFVTGHPMAVDGGYVAQ, from the coding sequence ATGGCAGGACTCTTAGACGGAAAGGTCGCTTTAATCACGGGCGCGAGTACCGGAATTGGCCGGGCGACCGCTCAGGTTTTTGCTCGGGAAGGCGCAAAAGTTGCGGTAGCGGATGTGAATGCCGAAGGCGCCGAGGAAACCGTGCGCTTGATCAAAGACGCTGGGGGCGACGCGATCTTTATACAGGCTGACGTATCCCAAGCGGCTGAGACAGAAGCCATGGTCAAAAAAGTGGTGGAGACTTATGGCCGGCTGGACTGCGCCTTTAATAATGCTGGCATCGAAGGCGACTTCGTGCCAACGCCGGACTATCCTGAAGCCACCTGGGATCGGGTGATCGGTATTAACCTCAAGGGCGTATGGCTCAGCATGAAAGCGGAAATCCAGCAGATGCTCAGCCAAGGCGGAGGCGCGATTGTAAACACTGCCTCAGTGGCAGGTTTACAAGGTATACCAGCCGGGTCCGCCTACGTCGCAGCCAAACATGGGGTGGTCGGACTCACCAAGACCGCAGCGCTTGAGTATGCCAAGTCCGGCATTCGGGTGAATGCGGTCTGTCCAGGCGCTGTGGAGACGCCGATGCTCAAGCGCGCCTTTGAAAAAGTGCCCGAAATGGCCGAAGGGATTAGCGCCGCAGAACCCGTTGGTCGTATGGCCCAACCGAGTGAGATCGGCGAAGCCGTGGCGTGGTTGTGTTCTGAAGCGGCCTCGTTTGTGACTGGCCATCCCATGGCGGTGGATGGCGGTTATGTGGCGCAGTAA
- a CDS encoding alpha/beta hydrolase, with amino-acid sequence MSAPASQSVSLPGGFAPNTTLVRGEGSPVVFLHGPFGQEWGGFLNDVAAQHTVFAPAHPGAVEPKDLHQLDNLWDLMLYYDDVLAALGLDQVDLIGHSFGGMVAAELAASFPHRVGKLVLIDALGLWRDDAPVSDHVMVAPETQVELLYRNPNTPEVAARLSLPEDPDEKVDALVHRVSSLASTSHFIWPIPERGLAKRLRRVRAKTLIVWGKQDRLVPVVYADEFASRIADAQVRLIDNAGHVPYVEQHTQVSQLVREFLATG; translated from the coding sequence GTGAGCGCGCCCGCTTCACAGTCTGTCAGCCTGCCCGGCGGCTTTGCGCCGAATACGACGCTCGTCCGCGGCGAGGGCTCACCCGTCGTTTTTCTGCACGGTCCGTTTGGCCAGGAATGGGGCGGTTTTCTGAATGATGTGGCCGCCCAGCACACCGTCTTTGCCCCGGCGCATCCGGGCGCTGTCGAGCCCAAGGATTTACACCAGCTCGATAACTTGTGGGACCTGATGCTGTATTACGATGACGTGTTGGCTGCGCTGGGCCTCGATCAGGTCGATCTGATTGGCCACTCCTTTGGGGGAATGGTGGCGGCAGAGCTGGCGGCAAGCTTTCCCCATCGTGTTGGCAAACTTGTGCTGATCGATGCCCTGGGACTGTGGCGGGACGATGCTCCGGTCAGTGACCATGTCATGGTCGCACCGGAAACCCAGGTGGAACTCTTGTACCGTAATCCCAATACGCCTGAGGTCGCCGCCCGACTGAGTCTGCCGGAAGACCCGGATGAAAAAGTGGACGCGCTGGTCCACCGCGTGAGTTCTCTCGCCAGCACCTCACATTTTATCTGGCCGATTCCGGAACGGGGTTTAGCCAAACGACTCCGCCGCGTCCGAGCAAAAACACTCATTGTCTGGGGCAAACAAGACCGCCTGGTGCCGGTTGTCTACGCAGACGAGTTCGCCTCGCGGATTGCAGACGCGCAGGTTCGGCTGATCGACAACGCCGGGCATGTCCCATACGTCGAACAGCACACCCAAGTTTCACAGTTGGTGCGTGAGTTTTTGGCGACCGGCTGA
- a CDS encoding LLM class flavin-dependent oxidoreductase yields MKTIWFHMQGYRDLPDDFRDRYESIWVTPPTDELCDPETVGKYLNWNLDELELADDLGFDGLGLNEHHQNAYGFPVSPNLIAANLARRKSDAAIVMLGNTLPLYNPPLRVAEEMALLDCLSGGRLVAGWPVGSAMDTAGCYGITPTEVRPRYYEAHDLIKQAWTKPGPFPFNGKFTKLRYVNLWPKPIQKPHPPIWCAGGGSVETWKFAAENDYTYSYLSFLGHKAAQNMMNRYWDTVAASGRDDNPYRAGFAQLVVVSETDAQAEKEYLPHIRNFFDKSLYIAGHHAVVPGYMTKHSLEFNLKRSGGATPFGAVSGKDMTWQEQVEKQGIVIGGSPKTVADRLTEAVKNLRVGHLMVILQIQSMEPELTAKNTRLFAEEVLPRIRGIWDEQGYEDRWWPQGATRNAQARSPQVNGSDAARGATRNESEAPHMTAKGAHS; encoded by the coding sequence ATGAAGACGATTTGGTTTCACATGCAAGGCTACCGGGATCTGCCGGATGACTTCCGTGATCGGTATGAGAGTATCTGGGTCACCCCTCCGACTGACGAACTGTGCGATCCGGAAACGGTCGGCAAGTATCTGAACTGGAATCTGGACGAATTGGAGCTGGCCGACGATCTCGGCTTTGACGGGCTCGGCCTGAACGAGCATCATCAGAACGCGTATGGCTTTCCTGTCTCGCCCAATCTGATCGCGGCCAATCTGGCCCGTCGCAAATCTGATGCCGCGATTGTCATGTTGGGCAATACCTTGCCGCTCTACAATCCGCCTCTCCGAGTGGCCGAAGAGATGGCGCTGCTCGACTGTCTGAGTGGTGGACGCCTGGTCGCTGGCTGGCCAGTTGGCTCGGCCATGGACACAGCCGGCTGCTATGGCATTACGCCGACCGAAGTGCGGCCACGCTACTACGAAGCCCATGATCTCATCAAACAAGCGTGGACCAAGCCTGGCCCGTTTCCGTTTAACGGCAAGTTTACCAAGCTGCGCTATGTCAACTTGTGGCCGAAGCCGATTCAGAAACCCCATCCGCCGATCTGGTGTGCAGGCGGCGGGTCGGTTGAGACGTGGAAGTTTGCGGCTGAGAATGATTACACCTATAGCTATCTGAGCTTTCTGGGCCATAAGGCTGCGCAAAATATGATGAATCGGTACTGGGATACCGTGGCCGCCTCGGGGCGCGATGATAATCCGTACCGGGCCGGTTTTGCGCAACTCGTTGTGGTCAGCGAAACCGACGCCCAAGCCGAGAAAGAGTATCTGCCGCATATCCGTAATTTCTTCGATAAGTCGCTGTATATCGCCGGTCACCATGCCGTTGTGCCCGGCTATATGACCAAACACAGCCTGGAATTTAATCTCAAGCGTTCAGGTGGAGCGACTCCATTTGGGGCAGTCTCGGGGAAAGACATGACCTGGCAGGAACAGGTCGAAAAGCAGGGCATTGTCATTGGCGGGAGCCCCAAAACGGTCGCTGATCGTCTCACTGAGGCGGTCAAGAACCTCCGAGTTGGCCATTTGATGGTGATTCTCCAGATCCAGTCAATGGAGCCGGAATTGACGGCCAAGAACACGCGTCTGTTCGCCGAAGAGGTCCTGCCCCGCATTCGCGGTATCTGGGATGAGCAAGGCTATGAGGATCGTTGGTGGCCGCAAGGGGCAACCCGCAACGCCCAAGCCCGCAGTCCGCAGGTGAATGGCAGCGACGCTGCCCGTGGCGCGACCCGGAACGAGAGCGAAGCTCCGCACATGACGGCGAAGGGAGCCCACTCGTGA